In a genomic window of Henningerozyma blattae CBS 6284 chromosome 9, complete genome:
- the MAE1 gene encoding malate dehydrogenase (oxaloacetate-decarboxylating) (similar to Saccharomyces cerevisiae MAE1 (YKL029C); ancestral locus Anc_2.529): MFRTGKAGSYSSKYFYRKGLSHANVDRAIAASRSPRFLKRHSIGGISDARFITSLTKDNVFDSNNKKNNVEMTPIGIKAQKLFDEPRISRVTKLQIKDMPIECPLESFQLLNSPFLNKGSAFTFEERKAFNLEALLPSQVNTLEEQLARAYTQVCALKTPLEKNDFMTSMRVQNKVLYFALAKRHIRELLPIIYTPTEGDAIINYSSRFRKPEGLFLDINDPDSIEKRLLTWGDSEDIDYIVVTDAEGILGIGDQGVGGIRISVSKLALMTLCGGINPGRVMPVCLDVGTNNEKLLNDPLYMGNKFARVRGPKYDEFVDKFIKAVTKNFPNAILHFEDFGVLNAKRILNKYQPVLPCFNDDIQGTGAVVMASLISALRFIDKDPKEMKVLIFGAGSAGIGIADQITDYLTHALKMDIKDAREHIYLMDRFGYIDTSIRDKCNEGQLPYIKEETNDWGNGDRSILRDVVEKIKPSCLIGCSTQAGAFNEDVVKTMYKYNPSPIIFPLSNPTRLHEAVPEDLFKWTDNNALVATGSPFEAVNGYIISENNNCFTFPGIGLGAVLSRSKVISKSMIAAAISQLSKLSPIETHNSAKMGLLPGLEDIFETSAKVATAVLLQAIKEGSARIEEEFESEGESGGENEGENEGENEGKKISVPRDFYQCLEWVKSQMWVPEYRPMIRVHWDVEGEVEGQE, encoded by the coding sequence aTGTTCAGAACTGGTAAAGCTGGTTCATATTcatctaaatatttttatagaaAAGGTCTATCTCATGCGAATGTCGATAGAGCCATTGCGGCTAGTCGTTCACCTCGATTCTTGAAAAGACATTCGATTGGAGGTATTTCAGATGCTAGGTTTATTACTTCATTAACCAAAGACAATGTTTttgattctaataataagaagaaCAATGTGGAGATGACACCAATTGGTATTAAAGcacaaaaattatttgatgaacCAAGGATTTCTAGAGTTACTAAATTACAAATCAAAGATATGCCCATTGAATGTCCATTAGAAAGtttccaattattaaattccccatttttaaataaaggGTCTGCATTTACCTTTGAAGAAAGGAAAGCTTTCAATTTAGAAGCATTATTACCATCTCAAGTGAATACTTTGGAGGAACAATTGGCAAGAGCATATACTCAAGTTTGTGCGTTAAAGACTCCCTTGGAAAAAAACGATTTTATGACTTCGATGAGAGTACAAAATAAAGTTCTTTATTTTGCATTAGCCAAGAGACATATTAGAGAATTATTACCCATCATTTATACTCCAACTGAAGGTGatgctattattaattactCTAGTAGATTTAGGAAACCAGAAGGgttatttttagatattaATGATCCTGATTCTATTGAGAAGAGATTATTGACATGGGGTGATTCTGAAGATATTGATTACATTGTGGTTACAGATGCCGAGGGGATCTTGGGGATTGGTGATCAAGGTGTTGGTGGTATTAGAATATCTGTTTCCAAATTAGCATTGATGACGTTATGTGGTGGTATCAATCCTGGTCGTGTGATGCCAGTTTGTTTGGATGTGGGgactaataatgaaaaattattaaatgatccATTATATATGGGTAATAAATTTGCTCGTGTGCGTGGACCTAAATATGATGAATTTGtagataaatttattaaagcaGTGACAAAGAATTTCCCGAATGCAATTTTAcattttgaagattttgGTGTATTGAATGCCAAGAggattttaaataaatatcaacCTGTATTACCATGTTTCAATGATGATATCCAGGGGACCGGAGCAGTTGTGATGGCTTCTTTGATTTCTGCATTAAGGTTTATTGATAAGGATCCTAAAGAGATGAAAGTGTTGATCTTTGGTGCAGGATCTGCAGGGATTGGTATTGCGGATCAAATCACTGATTATTTGACACATGCATTAAAGATGGATATTAAAGATGCAAGAGaacatatttatttgatggATCGTTTTGGATATATTGATACATCGATTAGAGATAAATGTAATGAAGGTCAATTACCatatattaaagaagaGACGAATGATTGGGGAAATGGTGATCGTAGTATCTTGAGAGATGTTGTTGAGAAGATAAAACCTTCATGTTTAATTGGTTGTTCGACTCAAGCTGGTGCGTTTAATGAAGATGTAGTGAAGACGATGTACAAATATAATCCAAGTCCCATAATTTTCCCATTATCTAACCCTACAAGATTACATGAAGCTGTGCCTGAAGATTTGTTTAAATGGACTGATAATAATGCATTGGTTGCTACAGGTTCACCTTTTGAAGCTGTGAATGGATATATTATATCTGAAAATAACAATTGTTTTACATTTCCTGGGATTGGATTGGGAGCTGTGTTATCACGTAGTAAAGTGATTTCTAAATCGATGATTGCAGCAGCAATTAGTCAATTATCGAAATTATCACCCATAGAGACACATAATAGTGCCAAGATGGGGTTATTACCTGGTCTTGAAGATATTTTCGAGACGTCTGCTAAAGTTGCCACTGCAGTATTATTGCAAGCTATAAAGGAAGGATCTGCCAGGATTGAAGAAGAGTTTGAAAGTGAGGGAGAAAGTGGGGGAGAAAATGAGGGAGAAAATGAGGGAGAAAATGAAGGTAAGAAAATTAGTGTTCCAAGAGATTTCTATCAATGTTTAGAATGGGTCAAGAGTCAAATGTGGGTACCTGAATATCGTCCAATGATTCGAGTTCATTGGGATGTGGAAGGAGAGGTTGAGGGACAAGAGTAA
- the TFA1 gene encoding transcription factor TFIIE subunit TFA1 (similar to Saccharomyces cerevisiae TFA1 (YKL028W); ancestral locus Anc_2.528), giving the protein MDNRPIEDIVKNLLKFVVRGFYGGSFVLVLDAILFHSVLAEEDLKQLLGINKTDLGPLVARLRSDGLLSTHKQREYPPNSKSVERVYFYIKYPHAIDAIKWKVHQVVQRLKDDLDKNSAPNGYMCPICETKYTQLEAVQLLNYDRTEFLCSLCDEPLIEDDSGKKNKEKQDKLNKLMDQVQPIIDSLKKIDDSRIEENTFEIALARLIPPQNQSRAAYTYNPKKGSTMFRPGESNLANIMGTSLGNESSRRAGANSQATLHINITTASDEVAQRELQERQAEEKRKQNAVPEWHKQSTIGKTALGRLDEDEEFDPRTTQQAAMSLGQPMGSERNDMYHHRVLTEKELEERDNERSLNEYYASLAKKQQKASQENMDENDINDEDDDESEEVLIDFGETANNLKEEDEEDEMAEAEFEDEFEDVLDEKQTNSQQVIPKSENVEESASVNNIPKQNNNSEEHTNNNNDDDDDDMDIEFEDV; this is encoded by the coding sequence atggATAACAGACCTATTGAAGATattgttaaaaatttactaaAGTTTGTAGTTAGAGGGTTTTATGGTGGTTCTTTTGTTCTTGTATTAGATGCAATTTTATTCCATTCTGTCTTGGCagaagaagatttaaaacaaCTTCTGGGTATTAATAAGACAGATTTAGGTCCATTGGTTGCAAGATTGAGATCCGACGGTTTACTGTCTACACATAAACAAAGAGAATATCCACCTAATTCCAAAAGTGTGGAAAgagtttatttttacattAAATATCCACATGCCATTGATGCAATTAAATGGAAAGTACATCAAGTGGTTCAAAGATTAAAAGATGATCTTGATAAGAATTCGGCTCCAAATGGTTATATGTGTCCGATCTGTGAAACTAAATATACACAATTAGAAGCTGTTCagttattaaattatgatAGAACAGAATTTTTATGTTCATTATGTGATGAACCATTAATTGAAGATGATTcagggaaaaaaaataaagaaaaacaagataaattaaataaattaatggaTCAAGTTCAACCAATTATCGATTCATTGAAGAAGATTGATGATTCAagaattgaagaaaatacaTTTGAAATTGCATTAGCAAGATTAATTCCTCCACAAAATCAATCTCGTGCCGCATACACATATAATCCAAAGAAAGGTAGTACAATGTTTAGACCAGGTGAATCAAATTTGGCAAATATTATGGGTACTTCATTGGGTAATGAAAGTAGTAGACGAGCAGGTGCTAATTCCCAAGCTACTTTacatattaatattacaaCAGCAAGTGATGAAGTGGCACAACGTGAATTACAAGAACGTCAAGCTGAAGAAAAGAGAAAGCAAAACGCTGTTCCAGAATGGCATAAACAAAGTACAATCGGTAAAACTGCATTAGGTAGattagatgaagatgaagaattcGATCCAAGAACTACACAACAAGCTGCAATGTCTTTGGGCCAACCCATGGGTAGCGAAAGAAATGATATGTATCATCATCGTGTCTTAActgaaaaagaattagaagaaagAGATAATGAAAGATCActtaatgaatattatgCCTCTTTGGCTAAAAAACAGCAGAAGGCAAGTCAAGAGAATAtggatgaaaatgatataaacgatgaagatgatgatgaaagtGAAGAAGTACTAATAGATTTTGGTGAAACAgctaataatttgaaagaagaagatgaagaagatgaaatgGCAGAAGCagaatttgaagatgaatttgaagatgtCCTAGATGAAAAGCAAACTAATTCACAACAAGTTATACCAAAATCAGAAAATGTGGAAGAATCTGCATctgtaaataatattccaaaacaaaacaataatTCTGAGGAGcatactaataataataatgatgatgatgatgatgatatggATATTGAATTCGAAGAtgtttga
- the NEM1 gene encoding Nem1-Spo7 phosphatase catalytic subunit NEM1 (similar to Saccharomyces cerevisiae NEM1 (YHR004C); ancestral locus Anc_2.530) translates to MNAITYLYNNLLLPLQNAPAPAPTPDTPIQSKPSNTSQQPPPQPQPQLPLLYKLFAILIKPLIFLWYIFTFPLLLIEQHTNRKYKDTPPLIDPKIASSSATDLDDLNSNDEIILQTDSIKGSLLEKKNTSAAATPSATPPATSPSPLVIKQKKIQNKSVYSLTSNFIGSKNMGRFLFPKKLIPNSILKTNKRKKLILDLDETLIHSMSRNISSSTISNYHLIEVKFPTPTSAPTSAPGPSLPLSSLYYVYKRPYCDHFLNLVSDWYDLIIFTASMKEYADPVIDWLEDSFNGNFQKRLYRNHCILRDGIGYIKDLSVLNTDNQSTLNELILIDNSPISFAMNVDNAIQVQGWISDPTDTELLTLLPFLESLRHTTDVRNILALKNGERAFHFA, encoded by the coding sequence ATGAACGCTATCACGTATCTATACAATAACTTGCTCTTGCCATTGCAAAATGCCCCTGCCCCTGCCCCCACGCCGGACACCCCAATCCAATCAAAACCGAGCAACACATCTCAACAACCCCCCCCTCAGCCCCAGCCACAGCTACCCCTACTCTACAAACTCTTTGCCATACTCATAAAACCACTGATCTTTCTCTGGTACATCTTCACCTTCCCGCTGTTGCTCATAGAACAACATACCAATAGAAAGTATAAGGATACTCCTCCCTTGATCGATCCGAAAATTGCATCCTCTTCCGCCACAGACCTCGATGACCTCAATTCCAATGACGAAATCATCCTGCAGACAGACTCTATAAAGGGGTCGCTCTTGGAGAAGAAAAACACTTCCGCGGCTGCCACTCCGTCTGCCACTCCGCCTGCCACTTCGCCCTCGCCGCTGGTGattaaacaaaagaaaatccaAAACAAATCTGTCTATTCGTTAACCTCCAACTTCATCGGCTCCAAAAACATGGGCCGCTTTCTTTTCCCCAAGAAATTGATCCCAAACTCCATTCTCAAAACTAACAAACGGAAGAAATTGATCCTGGACTTGGACGAAACTCTGATCCATTCAATGTCAAGAAATATCTCTTCTTCAACAATCTCCAATTATCATCTTATAGAAGTCAAGTTCCCTACCCCCACCTCTGCCCCCACCTCTGCCCCTGGCCCCTCACTCCCGCTTTCCTCCCTCTACTACGTCTACAAAAGACCCTATTGTGATCACTTCTTAAACCTAGTCTCCGATTGGTACGATTTGATCATCTTCACTGCATCTATGAAAGAATACGCAGACCCTGTCATCGATTGGCTGGAAGATTCCTTCAACGGCAATTTCCAAAAAAGATTATATAGAAACCATTGTATTCTAAGAGACGGTATCGGTTACATAAAAGATCTCTCCGTCTTGAACACCGACAATCAATCCACATTGAACGAACTCATCTTGATCGATAATTCTCCAATCAGTTTTGCCATGAATGTAGATAATGCAATCCAAGTACAAGGTTGGATCTCCGACCCAACCGACACCGAATTGCTCACTCTCCTCCCCTTCTTGGAATCCCTAAGACATACCACCGACGTCAGAAACATTTTGgctttgaaaaatggtGAAAGAGCATTCCATTTTGCATAA
- the TBLA0I01470 gene encoding uncharacterized protein — protein MRGDRDRYIYGAASLEGPHCSNHSRNSNRVGRGGHGASSVCGPCAGRVAAQSGRRHVAGAARYRVLQTEISVPRAGACAGVCAALRSPLRSPLCGSPPCLCIVRPVPRTARRHAPGHPRGRRRRCRFRRTCRFRHRSQIRLGQGNATRQAPINVLTLQISKLILRLILGFFLGNSVGQAVAEQIMLWARQRGPAEWQCRRQIHPATPDGTALPGTPGSRVLPLWRPHVPAAALPRGAVALRTDKARQRPGRGQATATATATATTPHRPQCVALHPASASRGMRSMCRLGSADSARTAERRPPTAHRLPLRATEARTRQTAPDRAYRSAEAPCLAIPTLVACAVRVAPA, from the coding sequence ATGCGTGGGGATCGCGATCGGTATATATACGGCGCGGCGAGCTTGGAGGGGCCACATTGCAGCAACCACAGCCGCAACAGCAATCGCGTGGGCCGTGGCGGGCACGGCGCGAGCTCCGTGTGCGGGCCGTGTGCGGGCCGCGTGGCTGCACAGAGCGGCCGCAGGCACGTCGCGGGTGCGGCGAGATATCGTGTGCTGCAAACGGAAATATCTGTGCCCCGGGCCGGCGCCTGCGCGGGCGTCTGCGCTGCGCTGCGCTCGCCCCTGCGCTCGCCTCTGTGCGGCTCCCCGCCGTGCCTGTGCATTGTGCGGCCCGTCCCCAGAACAGCGCGCAGGCATGCGCCGGGGCACCCTCGCGGTCGCCGTCGCCGTTGCCGTTTCCGTCGCACTTGCCGTTTCCGTCACCGTAGCCAGATCCGGCTCGGCCAGGGCAATGCAACACGCCAGGCACCGATAAATGTTTTAACTTTACAAATATCTAAATTGATATTGAGATTGATATTGGGTTTTTTTCTGGGCAATTCTGTTGGGCAAGCTGTTGCTGAGCAGATAATGCTGTGGGCGCGCCAGCGTGGACCAGCAGAATGGCAGTGCAGGCGCCAAATACACCCCGCCACACCCGATGGCACGGCACTCCCGGGCACTCCCGGCTCGCGAGTTTTGCCGCTTTGGCGCCCGCACGTGCCCGCTGCGGCGCTACCACGCGGGGCGGTTGCCTTGAGGACCGATAAGGCCAGGCAGAGGCCAGGCAGAGGCCAGGCCACGGCAACTGCAACGGCAACGGCAACGACTCCGCATAGGCCACAGTGTGTTGCCCTGCACCCTGCAAGCGCTTCGCGGGGCATGCGCAGCATGTGCAGACTCGGCTCGGCTGACTCGGCACGAACGGCTGAACGCAGACCGCCCACGGCCCACCGCCTTCCGCTCCGGGCAACAGAAGCGAGAACGCGCCAGACCGCGCCAGATCGTGCATACCGTTCCGCGGAGGCACCGTGCCTGGCCATACCAACATTAGTAGCGTGTGCCGTCCGTGTGGCGCCTGCATAA
- the TBLA0I01480 gene encoding C2H2-type zinc finger protein (similar to Saccharomyces cerevisiae MOT3 (YMR070W); ancestral locus Anc_2.533) yields MNVPKPNATNNTASQDPLNIPFLNSNSLHLPLQAATAAAAAANAQTQNYNPLSSINSLNSYSTHTSSNTYSNNNSLQQAYLPFANSNAANSLYTQPAFNYPLATSTTSAYNYTTSNPNTTNAIANANANANANANANANAIANANANANANANANANANSLSSYNNSNTSTSINTNSNSQNYINTNTSSSSSYPFQFQLPVTNHDNSTIPSSANTNSTNNNNSYLDSSTSLDNSSNNNLSIPSFTNQFIRDKYLPTSQHHLPLNNTNTNPNLNSFQNVINPTTLPSSSITPPPLQHPNSLINNSILNNNNNNNANNSNNHNNTANLLNAPQSAINQDIIFQCHLCEKSFKRKSWLKRHLLSHSKKRNFSCPCCLSKHKRKDNLIQHLKLKHLDYILKKLNKDDLIIKYNLSSNSTTLHNNNLTNGILHAPNYQLKLPLNNSNLYGMGINNLNNQLHPNTSSTTSTSSIYDYNELRLENVKKNTVTVKKLINDAKVNKDELKRVINYIISEANK; encoded by the coding sequence ATGAACGTCCCTAAACCAAATGCCACAAATAATACGGCAAGTCAAGACCCTTTGAACATCCCCTTTCTAAACTCAAACAGTCTTCATTTGCCATTGCAAGCCGCCACTGCTGCTGCCGCCGCCGCAAACGCCCAGACACAGAATTACAACCCCTTAAGCTCTATCAATTCCCTCAACAGCTATTCCACACATACCTCGTCCAACACATACTCCAATAACAATTCTCTTCAACAGGCGTACTTGCCCTTTGCCAATTCGAACGCCGCAAACTCTTTGTATACTCAACCTGCCTTCAATTATCCCTTGGCCACTTCGACCACTTCTGCGTACAATTATACTACATCCAACCCAAACACGACGAATGCCATTGCAAACGCGAATGCGAATGCAAATGCGAATGCCAATGCGAATGCAAATGCCATTGCAAACGCAAACGCAAACGCAAACGCAAACGCAAACGCAAACGCAAACGCAAACTCGTTATCCTCGTATAATAACTCTAATACATCCACTTCCATCAACACAAACAGTAATtctcaaaattatataaatacaaaCACTTCGTCTTCTTCATCGTATCCCTTCCAATTCCAACTACCAGTGACAAACCATGACAATTCCACCATCCCAAGTTCGGCTAATACAAATTCCacaaataacaataactcGTATTTGGATTCCTCAACTTCACTTGACAACTCTTCCAATAATAACTTGTCCATCCCCTCTTTTACCAACCAATTCATAAGAGATAAATACCTCCCAACTTCGCAACATCATTTGCCATTGAACAACACAAATACAAACCCAAACTTGAACTCCTTCCAAAACGTAATCAACCCAACAACCCTCCCTTCATCTTCCATCACCCCACCTCCTTTACAACACCccaattctttaataaacaattccatcttgaataataataataataataatgccaATAATAGTAACAATCATAACAACACGGCTAACCTATTGAATGCTCCTCAATCCGCAATCAATCAAGATATCATCTTCCAATGCCATTTATGTGAGAAATcctttaaaagaaaatcttGGTTGAAAAGACATTTGCTTTCGCATTCCAAGAAGAGAAATTTCTCATGTCCCTGTTGTTTGTCCAAACATAAGAGAAAGGATAATTTGATTCAacatttgaaattgaaacatctcgattatattttgaaaaaattaaataaagatgatttaatcattaaatataatttatcgTCCAATTCTACTACTTTGCACAACAATAATTTGACAAATGGAATCTTGCACGCCCCcaattatcaattgaaattgcCTCTAAACAATTCCAACCTATACGGAATGGGCATCAACAATTTGAATAACCAACTTCATCCAAATACCTCCTCCACTACTTCTACTTCCTCCATTTACGATTATAACGAGTTAAGGTTGGAAAACGTCAAGAAAAATACAGTCACCGTCAAGAAATTGATTAACGATGCTAAAGTCaataaagatgaattgaaaagagTGATCAATTATATCATCAGTGAAGCCAATAAATAA